In Phoenix dactylifera cultivar Barhee BC4 unplaced genomic scaffold, palm_55x_up_171113_PBpolish2nd_filt_p 002524F, whole genome shotgun sequence, a single window of DNA contains:
- the LOC120103987 gene encoding uncharacterized protein LOC120103987 isoform X2, with the protein MGGGWASFDVVAPQKIPQAASSASPLESVLAELSAPVPAPVANFSTSSVAGVDSFLKTNSGGQWPTANQQLLSVYPAADVKSINPSYNAPSMGAPNNQFWGSSNSQGPMAAPTGQSSQAVTIPPHETSSGISLQPASLEAKPRGRRELPEDLFTAHYPPAPAQVPGWQTGPHPGMVYVMQYPNAATLPMYHHSSKSTNPFDLINEPKLPHASTFPSLTSLQGALPNMAMNNASNLLRTSSLGSPSPQWVPPQRPSYPSAVTPSSYMMQQTVNNMPHQVPNNAFPVVPQRIGGLGTEGAAFGFSGMDPHSAARSYQPGTPNSFAPVGGNPFG; encoded by the exons ATGGGTGGAGGTTGGGCATCTTTTGATGTTGTTGCCCCTCAAAAGATACCTCAGGCAGCTTCAAGTGCAAGCCCTCTTGAATCTGTACTGGCTGAACTGTCAGCTCCTGTACCTGCACCTGTAGCCAACTTCTCAAcctcgtctgttgcaggagttGATTCCTTTCTTAAAACAAATAGTGGAGGGCAATGGCCAACTGCGAACCAACAACTTCTTTCGGTATACCCAGCTGCTGATGTTAAGTCTATTAATCCATCATATAATGCACCTTCCATGGGAGCTCCGAACAACCAG TTTTGGGGTTCATCAAACTCACAAGGACCTATGGCTGCTCCAACTGGGCAATCTTCGCAGGCTGTAACGATACCACCTCATGAAACCAGTTCTGGAATTTCATTACAACCTGCTTCCTTAGAGGCTAAAcctagagggagaagagaacttCCAGAG GATCTTTTTACCGCACATTACCCGCCTGCACCTGCACAAGTTCCAGGTTGGCAGACAGGTCCACATCCTGGCATGGTGTATGTCATGCAGTATCCAAATGCAGCA ACATTGCCAATGTATCatcattcatcaaaatctacaAATCCATTTGATCTCATCAATGAGCCAAAACTACCTCATGCTTCCACA TTCCCTTCTTTGACCTCCTTGCAAGGAGCATTACCAAACATGGCCATGAATAACGCTTCGAACTTGTTGCGCACTTCCAGCTTGGGGTCCCCCTCCCCACAATGGGTGCCCCCACAACGACCATCTTATCCATCAGCTGTGACTCCAA GTTCCTACATGATGCAACAGACTGTGAACAACATGCCCCATCAAGTACCTAATAATGCATTTCCTGTGGT GCCTCAAAGAATTGGAGGTTTGGGCACTGAGGGTGCTGCATTTGGCTTTTCAGGCATGGATCCACATTCAGCTGCTAGAAGCTACCAACCAGGCACTCCAAATTCCTTTGCTCCTGTTGGGGGAAATCCTTTTGGATAG
- the LOC120103987 gene encoding uncharacterized protein LOC120103987 isoform X1 has protein sequence MGGGWASFDVVAPQKIPQAASSASPLESVLAELSAPVPAPVANFSTSSVAGVDSFLKTNSGGQWPTANQQLLSVYPAADVKSINPSYNAPSMGAPNNQQFWGSSNSQGPMAAPTGQSSQAVTIPPHETSSGISLQPASLEAKPRGRRELPEDLFTAHYPPAPAQVPGWQTGPHPGMVYVMQYPNAATLPMYHHSSKSTNPFDLINEPKLPHASTFPSLTSLQGALPNMAMNNASNLLRTSSLGSPSPQWVPPQRPSYPSAVTPSSYMMQQTVNNMPHQVPNNAFPVVPQRIGGLGTEGAAFGFSGMDPHSAARSYQPGTPNSFAPVGGNPFG, from the exons ATGGGTGGAGGTTGGGCATCTTTTGATGTTGTTGCCCCTCAAAAGATACCTCAGGCAGCTTCAAGTGCAAGCCCTCTTGAATCTGTACTGGCTGAACTGTCAGCTCCTGTACCTGCACCTGTAGCCAACTTCTCAAcctcgtctgttgcaggagttGATTCCTTTCTTAAAACAAATAGTGGAGGGCAATGGCCAACTGCGAACCAACAACTTCTTTCGGTATACCCAGCTGCTGATGTTAAGTCTATTAATCCATCATATAATGCACCTTCCATGGGAGCTCCGAACAACCAG CAGTTTTGGGGTTCATCAAACTCACAAGGACCTATGGCTGCTCCAACTGGGCAATCTTCGCAGGCTGTAACGATACCACCTCATGAAACCAGTTCTGGAATTTCATTACAACCTGCTTCCTTAGAGGCTAAAcctagagggagaagagaacttCCAGAG GATCTTTTTACCGCACATTACCCGCCTGCACCTGCACAAGTTCCAGGTTGGCAGACAGGTCCACATCCTGGCATGGTGTATGTCATGCAGTATCCAAATGCAGCA ACATTGCCAATGTATCatcattcatcaaaatctacaAATCCATTTGATCTCATCAATGAGCCAAAACTACCTCATGCTTCCACA TTCCCTTCTTTGACCTCCTTGCAAGGAGCATTACCAAACATGGCCATGAATAACGCTTCGAACTTGTTGCGCACTTCCAGCTTGGGGTCCCCCTCCCCACAATGGGTGCCCCCACAACGACCATCTTATCCATCAGCTGTGACTCCAA GTTCCTACATGATGCAACAGACTGTGAACAACATGCCCCATCAAGTACCTAATAATGCATTTCCTGTGGT GCCTCAAAGAATTGGAGGTTTGGGCACTGAGGGTGCTGCATTTGGCTTTTCAGGCATGGATCCACATTCAGCTGCTAGAAGCTACCAACCAGGCACTCCAAATTCCTTTGCTCCTGTTGGGGGAAATCCTTTTGGATAG